In the Palaeococcus pacificus DY20341 genome, one interval contains:
- a CDS encoding DUF835 domain-containing protein: MIDWSGVIISIVNAIMRIILAAFTLWTRKAFHEKYPLLGKFYDYITVGFALYAISKLLFLPLNLDRAGIILLNKDTARLLNTLANAVVFMFTLIFLYAWVSLIRTLTKRYVLIPSIVEFPGTTKKDIPSGLYLCGCHETPNPEIYELLKGRAGVIISRRPPEVLREQLKLKKVPILWLTKVEGDNHVHPRRLEYLIQNLVDFMKKDNKPKFIVIDGLEYLIIENGFESIFKFLTLLKDYSVFDNTIILVPVNEKTLKSKEYSLLKREFPTLEEFLSSQKG, encoded by the coding sequence ATGATAGATTGGTCTGGTGTCATAATATCCATAGTTAATGCGATTATGCGTATCATCCTTGCGGCGTTTACACTATGGACCAGAAAGGCATTTCATGAAAAATATCCACTCCTTGGCAAATTTTATGATTATATTACGGTTGGATTTGCTTTATATGCAATTTCAAAACTCCTCTTTTTACCTTTGAATTTAGATAGGGCAGGTATAATACTCCTAAATAAAGATACTGCAAGGCTTTTGAACACTCTCGCCAATGCAGTTGTCTTCATGTTCACTTTGATATTTCTCTATGCATGGGTTTCTCTAATTCGCACCCTTACAAAGAGGTACGTGCTGATTCCGAGCATCGTAGAATTTCCTGGAACAACAAAAAAGGATATTCCTTCGGGGCTCTACCTATGCGGATGCCACGAAACTCCCAACCCGGAGATATACGAACTCCTAAAAGGTAGAGCTGGTGTTATAATTTCAAGAAGGCCCCCTGAAGTACTTAGAGAACAGTTGAAACTCAAAAAAGTCCCAATTTTATGGTTAACAAAAGTAGAAGGGGATAACCATGTCCATCCACGCAGGCTGGAATATTTAATACAAAATCTGGTGGATTTTATGAAGAAGGACAACAAGCCAAAATTTATAGTCATTGATGGTCTGGAATATTTAATTATTGAAAATGGGTTTGAGAGCATCTTCAAGTTTTTAACTTTGCTTAAAGACTACAGTGTTTTTGATAACACGATAATTTTAGTTCCTGTGAATGAAAAGACTTTAAAATCCAAAGAATACTCCCTGCTGAAAAGGGAATTCCCAACACTTGAGGAATTCTTATCCTCCCAAAAGGGATAG
- a CDS encoding DUF2178 domain-containing protein — MKYEHLLGILVTGMIIGLAYSTKSGRALLAVGIFVAGFLLSYLLTWYYNSKVERVEDERTELISAKSARNGYAVMSFFLFAEYLWEYSRGNVEVATKLIIPLALGAAILLISHYYYDRVM, encoded by the coding sequence ATGAAGTACGAACACTTGCTGGGAATTCTCGTTACGGGCATGATAATCGGACTGGCTTACTCAACGAAGTCCGGGAGGGCTCTTTTAGCTGTAGGGATCTTTGTAGCAGGCTTTTTGCTTAGCTATTTGCTCACGTGGTACTACAACTCGAAGGTTGAGAGGGTTGAGGACGAGAGGACAGAGCTCATAAGCGCGAAGAGCGCGAGGAACGGCTACGCGGTGATGAGCTTTTTCCTCTTTGCCGAATACCTCTGGGAGTACAGCAGGGGAAACGTCGAGGTGGCAACGAAGCTTATAATTCCCCTAGCTCTTGGAGCGGCAATACTCCTAATCTCCCATTATTACTACGACAGGGTGATGTGA
- a CDS encoding thymidine kinase yields MHPEGFLEVITGPMFAGKTTELIKRVERQIFAKRKAALFKPAIDNRYSENHVVAHNGLKYEAFVIPTDEEGVRQIYEITKREGFEVIGVDEVQFFPISIVEALNTLADEGVYVIASGLNLDFKGDPFEVTRELLVRADNIVYLTAICTICGAPATRSQRLIDGKPAPRDSPIILVGGQEAYEARCRRHHIVP; encoded by the coding sequence ATGCATCCAGAGGGATTTTTGGAAGTTATCACAGGACCAATGTTTGCGGGTAAGACTACAGAGCTCATTAAGAGGGTTGAGCGTCAAATCTTTGCTAAAAGGAAAGCAGCCCTTTTTAAGCCTGCCATAGACAACCGCTACAGCGAAAACCATGTTGTGGCACACAATGGCCTTAAGTACGAAGCTTTTGTTATTCCTACCGATGAGGAAGGTGTTAGGCAGATTTATGAGATAACGAAGAGGGAAGGCTTTGAAGTGATTGGCGTTGATGAGGTCCAGTTTTTCCCGATTTCAATTGTTGAAGCTTTAAACACGCTCGCAGATGAGGGTGTTTATGTTATAGCAAGCGGCTTAAACTTGGACTTCAAAGGGGATCCGTTTGAGGTTACGAGAGAGCTTTTGGTAAGAGCCGACAACATAGTTTACCTAACTGCAATATGCACTATATGCGGTGCTCCAGCCACAAGAAGTCAAAGGCTTATAGATGGAAAGCCGGCGCCGAGGGATTCCCCCATAATATTGGTAGGGGGTCAGGAGGCGTATGAGGCGAGGTGTAGAAGGCACCACATAGTGCCGTGA
- a CDS encoding DUF763 domain-containing protein has translation MKKGVAELPLHGGHVPPWLALRMRKLAGLVLKLLVDEYGTKGVLERLADPVWFQALNNLIGMDWDSSGSTTVTTGILKDVLLKEDFGVSAAGGKGAKSRETPYELREISKKYELDAESYIKTSKLVAKVDTVALQTGYQLYHHTFFVDREGRWTVVQQGMNPNIKMARRYHWFSENVESFTVEPHKGISGIKEEYALNTVSRDAKEYQKTLLDIVSEDVRKIERELETLKAMTKGYKPLIYYKPYDKREVTLFRRYESLGKAELNKRALTLARELSVSNYDELLLIQGLGPSTLRALSLVLELVYDVHPSWKDPVTHPPDPFKFTYAVGGKDGVPFPVERATYDELISFMETLVEKNKNEKVLVRQVTKISRGWKFPKEEKKAT, from the coding sequence ATGAAGAAAGGAGTAGCTGAACTGCCGCTTCACGGCGGTCATGTCCCACCTTGGCTCGCCCTTAGAATGAGAAAATTAGCGGGGTTAGTTCTAAAGCTCTTAGTTGATGAGTATGGAACGAAGGGAGTTCTCGAGCGCTTAGCCGACCCAGTATGGTTTCAAGCGCTGAACAACCTAATAGGCATGGATTGGGATTCTTCGGGCAGCACGACGGTGACGACGGGAATATTGAAAGATGTTCTCTTAAAGGAAGACTTTGGTGTGAGTGCTGCTGGTGGGAAGGGAGCAAAGAGCAGAGAAACTCCTTATGAGCTGAGAGAGATAAGCAAAAAGTATGAACTTGACGCGGAAAGTTACATAAAAACCTCTAAGCTCGTTGCTAAAGTTGACACCGTGGCTCTTCAAACTGGCTATCAGCTCTATCATCACACGTTTTTTGTTGATAGAGAGGGGAGATGGACGGTTGTGCAGCAGGGGATGAACCCCAACATCAAGATGGCGAGGAGGTATCACTGGTTTTCTGAAAATGTCGAGAGCTTTACGGTAGAGCCGCACAAGGGCATAAGCGGAATTAAGGAGGAGTATGCACTAAACACGGTCTCAAGAGATGCTAAAGAGTATCAAAAGACTCTTTTGGATATTGTCTCCGAAGATGTAAGAAAGATTGAGCGTGAGCTTGAGACGCTTAAAGCCATGACCAAGGGATACAAGCCCCTAATTTACTACAAGCCTTACGATAAAAGGGAGGTTACTCTTTTCCGCAGGTATGAGAGCTTGGGCAAAGCGGAGCTAAACAAGAGGGCTTTAACCCTCGCTCGGGAGCTTTCGGTTTCAAACTATGATGAGCTCCTCTTAATCCAAGGGCTCGGCCCGAGCACTTTGAGGGCTCTCTCACTTGTCTTGGAGCTTGTCTACGACGTCCACCCCTCGTGGAAAGACCCGGTAACGCATCCGCCAGACCCCTTTAAGTTCACCTACGCCGTTGGCGGCAAGGACGGCGTGCCCTTCCCTGTAGAACGGGCTACGTATGATGAACTAATCTCTTTCATGGAGACGCTCGTGGAGAAGAACAAAAACGAAAAAGTCTTGGTTAGACAGGTTACTAAGATAAGCAGAGGATGGAAGTTTCCAAAGGAGGAGAAGAAGGCGACTTAA
- a CDS encoding helix-turn-helix transcriptional regulator — MKNRLRELREWKGLTQEDLARALGVTRQTIIAIEKGKYNPSLELAFKMARFFNVKIEDIFIYEGE, encoded by the coding sequence GTGAAGAACCGTCTGAGGGAGCTTAGGGAGTGGAAGGGGCTTACGCAGGAGGACTTAGCCAGAGCCTTGGGCGTTACAAGGCAGACGATCATAGCTATAGAAAAAGGTAAGTACAATCCTTCACTCGAGCTGGCCTTCAAGATGGCGAGGTTTTTTAACGTTAAGATTGAAGACATATTCATCTACGAAGGTGAATGA
- a CDS encoding CPBP family intramembrane glutamic endopeptidase, producing MLKFLLIVFALSWPLQFLGYPHASMLAVALGTLITVHIEGDFYPSFTYNGKRYVLMVVGFIIVVYAPAFWASSAFRVFLSSRGVLSLLSTVVLQVLLYLVYAYGEEIGWRGYMFPKLLEQYEPSKALLIHNAIWAVWHIPILLALSPGKLEPTVDFLGTFVHASLFAYFYYKGGLAVSILYHALWNGFRDILITAGGISEIYISAAVVLFVGLYLTLTPQIWLGGENFASS from the coding sequence ATGCTAAAGTTCCTCCTCATAGTTTTTGCCCTCTCATGGCCTCTCCAGTTCTTGGGCTATCCTCATGCCTCGATGCTTGCCGTAGCTCTGGGAACACTCATCACGGTGCATATTGAGGGAGATTTTTATCCCAGCTTCACTTATAATGGAAAACGCTATGTGTTAATGGTCGTAGGATTCATTATAGTAGTTTATGCCCCTGCGTTTTGGGCTTCGAGCGCTTTTAGAGTGTTTTTGTCCAGCAGAGGAGTTTTGAGCCTTTTGAGCACTGTGGTTCTTCAAGTTTTGCTATATCTGGTTTATGCATATGGTGAGGAGATTGGGTGGAGGGGATACATGTTCCCTAAGCTTCTTGAACAGTATGAGCCATCAAAGGCTCTTCTAATTCACAATGCAATATGGGCAGTTTGGCACATCCCAATATTGCTCGCTTTAAGTCCGGGGAAGCTAGAGCCCACTGTTGATTTTTTAGGAACTTTTGTTCATGCTTCTCTTTTTGCATATTTCTATTATAAAGGGGGCCTCGCGGTTTCAATACTTTACCACGCTCTTTGGAATGGCTTTAGAGACATTTTAATCACAGCGGGCGGAATCAGTGAAATTTACATCTCTGCCGCTGTTGTACTCTTTGTCGGTTTGTACTTAACATTGACCCCTCAAATTTGGCTTGGAGGTGAAAATTTTGCCAGCAGTTAA
- a CDS encoding DUF2178 domain-containing protein: MERWKLARYAIPVGTTLMLMVALRVGSIALALGVLAMAMALSYAYVEWLKRRGEVLQDERTLRIEEMASRRTLQMLILVLAFTVVFLAILSQDRQGLKSAYYLSIVLMVITSIIKLSLRHYYSKVM; this comes from the coding sequence GTGGAAAGATGGAAGCTTGCAAGATATGCGATACCTGTGGGAACCACCCTCATGTTGATGGTGGCTCTTAGGGTGGGAAGTATTGCCCTCGCTTTGGGTGTTCTGGCCATGGCGATGGCTCTCTCCTACGCCTATGTGGAATGGCTGAAACGGCGCGGAGAGGTTCTTCAGGATGAGAGGACACTTAGGATAGAAGAAATGGCCTCGCGCAGGACTCTTCAGATGCTCATCCTTGTGCTGGCCTTTACCGTCGTTTTCCTTGCAATCCTCTCCCAGGACAGGCAGGGGTTGAAGAGCGCCTATTACCTCTCCATAGTTCTAATGGTCATAACTTCCATCATCAAACTCTCGCTGAGGCACTACTACTCAAAGGTGATGTGA
- a CDS encoding cell wall-binding repeat-containing protein gives MKRLAVIMVLLIAFSPLVSAKTLVVSSYQDETIARYLASYLNATVVLIPWGSRDVQYLEEIKSQNPDKLIIVGGIYAVPKDFEFGSFERYGGKDRLETAKIVLEYFFNFSSPSNIVVYPSKEAVWEYIKEGGEWEIVEGNSSVALRWSKLIQNELHKYSGKEKRLVLVGNVQNNALLNETWSEIGELPEVYTLYPSIVLMNGTLFITGSDENLPLIERFFEENKDVGGEDILKFSLLLLVLVLAFFVALDDRRFYLAALILTAVWVLYSIEAFVLAWDSLFVYFDGALSLSYLGHYETIIGGRGFPGLSYLFLAFFRVFSPTVESVILYQIFMLFLLLSSLFLFFKNKELAFISYLLILTIPLFRQYTYTISTELTFLTFLLLSLAFLRYKTAKSTILASASASLGALVRFQALILPLISLALFRDVYGILFILASLSFYFGLTFVTHRGFWGYISEASSKGITSSLVVSNAQFYLPKLLLNGFVPIVLLIWHFAKGKRGLTPVLSLAIFYALAPLVWVAQDERYLLPTLFLLALAAFEKLDEE, from the coding sequence ATGAAAAGGCTCGCAGTAATCATGGTGCTGCTAATAGCGTTCTCACCTTTAGTTAGCGCAAAAACTCTTGTAGTAAGCTCATATCAGGATGAGACTATAGCGCGCTATTTAGCGAGCTATTTAAACGCAACTGTAGTTTTAATCCCTTGGGGAAGTCGAGATGTGCAGTATTTGGAGGAGATAAAGTCTCAAAACCCTGATAAGCTCATTATTGTAGGAGGGATATACGCTGTCCCCAAAGATTTTGAGTTCGGCAGTTTTGAGCGCTATGGGGGAAAAGACAGGCTTGAGACGGCTAAGATAGTCTTAGAGTACTTTTTCAACTTTTCAAGTCCAAGCAACATTGTAGTTTATCCCTCTAAGGAAGCAGTTTGGGAGTACATCAAAGAAGGCGGCGAATGGGAGATAGTGGAGGGAAATTCGAGCGTAGCGCTTAGGTGGTCAAAGTTAATCCAAAATGAGCTTCACAAATATTCTGGGAAAGAAAAGAGGCTTGTTTTGGTAGGGAACGTCCAAAATAATGCTCTTTTGAACGAGACATGGAGCGAAATTGGTGAGTTGCCTGAAGTTTATACGCTCTATCCTTCGATAGTGCTTATGAATGGAACGCTCTTCATAACTGGGAGCGATGAGAACCTCCCTCTAATAGAGCGCTTTTTCGAAGAAAACAAGGACGTTGGGGGAGAGGATATTCTAAAATTCTCTCTTCTCCTTCTTGTGTTAGTTCTAGCTTTTTTCGTTGCACTCGATGACAGAAGGTTTTACTTGGCAGCGTTAATACTTACGGCCGTGTGGGTGCTCTACTCCATAGAGGCTTTTGTTTTGGCTTGGGATTCTCTCTTTGTATATTTCGACGGAGCGCTTTCTTTGAGTTATTTGGGACATTATGAGACTATCATAGGAGGTAGAGGCTTTCCAGGCCTGTCATATCTCTTCCTCGCTTTCTTCCGCGTTTTTTCACCAACAGTTGAGAGCGTTATTCTATACCAAATATTCATGCTCTTTCTTCTCTTGAGCTCACTCTTCCTGTTTTTCAAGAATAAAGAGCTGGCTTTCATTTCTTACCTACTAATCCTCACGATCCCTCTGTTCAGACAGTACACATATACGATTTCAACGGAGCTGACGTTTTTGACGTTTCTACTCCTGTCGCTGGCCTTTTTGAGATATAAAACTGCCAAAAGCACTATCCTAGCATCTGCTTCAGCATCGCTCGGTGCTTTAGTAAGGTTCCAAGCCCTAATACTGCCCCTAATTTCGTTGGCTCTATTTAGGGATGTGTATGGTATATTATTCATTTTAGCGTCTTTATCTTTCTACTTTGGGCTAACTTTTGTGACTCATAGGGGATTTTGGGGATACATAAGCGAGGCTTCCTCAAAGGGCATAACCTCTTCTTTAGTGGTGAGCAACGCTCAGTTCTACCTCCCAAAACTTCTTTTAAACGGGTTTGTTCCTATAGTGTTGCTGATATGGCACTTTGCGAAAGGTAAAAGAGGACTAACGCCTGTGTTGAGTTTGGCAATTTTTTATGCGCTGGCCCCTCTCGTTTGGGTTGCTCAAGATGAACGCTATTTGCTTCCGACCCTATTCCTCCTAGCGCTGGCCGCTTTTGAGAAGCTCGATGAAGAATAA
- a CDS encoding ABC transporter ATP-binding protein — translation MPAVKVKDLEKDYGKVKALKGISFEVKEGEIFGLIGPNGAGKSTTLKILATLLTPTGGSAEVFGKDVVRDADDVRKLISYLPEEAGAYKNLTGMEYLEFMAKLYAKTGKSVEEMLKLGVEISGLGDRLRDKVSTYSKGMTRKLLLARALMVRPKLAILDEPASGLDIVNAYTIRKTIKDFARREGVTFLVSSHNMLEVEYLCDRVALINKGVIVETGAPRELKEKYDVENLEEVFMTVVGAKISEPVGGGY, via the coding sequence TTGCCAGCAGTTAAAGTTAAAGATCTTGAGAAAGATTATGGAAAAGTTAAAGCATTAAAAGGAATTAGTTTTGAAGTTAAGGAAGGGGAGATTTTTGGTCTCATTGGGCCCAATGGGGCTGGAAAAAGCACTACTTTAAAAATTCTCGCTACATTGTTAACACCAACTGGAGGAAGCGCAGAAGTCTTTGGAAAGGATGTTGTCAGAGATGCCGATGATGTGAGAAAGCTTATAAGCTACCTGCCGGAGGAGGCAGGCGCCTATAAAAACCTCACGGGGATGGAATACCTCGAGTTTATGGCCAAGCTTTATGCTAAAACGGGCAAAAGCGTTGAGGAGATGCTCAAGCTCGGTGTCGAGATAAGCGGCTTAGGGGATAGACTTAGGGATAAAGTCTCGACTTATTCGAAGGGTATGACACGTAAGCTCCTCCTGGCGAGGGCTTTGATGGTGAGACCTAAGCTGGCAATTTTAGATGAGCCCGCTTCCGGACTGGATATCGTGAATGCCTATACAATTAGGAAGACCATAAAGGACTTCGCAAGGAGAGAGGGAGTTACATTCTTAGTTTCGAGCCACAACATGCTTGAAGTCGAGTATCTCTGCGACAGAGTGGCTTTAATTAACAAAGGGGTTATTGTGGAAACTGGAGCTCCAAGAGAACTCAAGGAAAAATACGATGTGGAAAATCTCGAAGAGGTTTTTATGACAGTAGTTGGTGCAAAGATAAGCGAGCCGGTTGGAGGTGGCTATTAA
- the dph5 gene encoding diphthine synthase — protein sequence MAIYFIGLGLYDEKDITLKGLEIARKCDLVFAEFYTSLLAGTTIEKIQEQLGKPITLLNREDVELNFERIVLKEAKDKDVAFLTAGDPMVATTHSDLRIRAKQMGIESYIIHAPSIYSAIAVTGLHIYKFGKSATVAYPEKNWFPTSHYDVIRENKEHNLHTLLFLDIKADQGRYMTANEAMEILLQVEEMKKQNVFTQDTLVVVLARAGSLSPTLKAGYVKDMIKEDFGKQPHIMIVPGKLHIVEAEYLVEFADAPKEILDEV from the coding sequence ATGGCAATATACTTCATTGGCTTGGGATTGTACGATGAGAAGGATATAACTCTCAAAGGTCTTGAGATAGCGAGGAAGTGTGATTTGGTCTTTGCTGAGTTCTACACTTCTCTGCTGGCAGGGACAACGATCGAAAAAATTCAAGAGCAGCTGGGAAAGCCAATAACGCTTTTAAACAGAGAAGATGTTGAGCTTAACTTCGAGCGCATAGTTCTAAAAGAAGCCAAAGACAAGGATGTTGCATTTTTAACAGCTGGAGACCCAATGGTTGCCACGACTCACTCGGATTTGAGGATAAGGGCAAAGCAGATGGGGATTGAGAGCTACATTATTCACGCACCCTCAATTTATTCAGCCATAGCCGTAACCGGCCTCCACATATATAAGTTTGGAAAGAGCGCTACAGTTGCTTACCCTGAAAAGAACTGGTTCCCAACGAGCCACTACGATGTGATAAGAGAAAACAAGGAGCATAACTTACACACGCTTTTATTCCTCGACATAAAAGCTGACCAAGGGAGATACATGACGGCAAACGAGGCCATGGAAATCCTCCTTCAAGTGGAGGAGATGAAGAAACAAAACGTCTTCACACAGGACACTCTAGTGGTGGTTCTGGCTAGAGCGGGTTCACTGAGCCCAACGCTTAAAGCGGGCTACGTTAAGGATATGATTAAAGAGGACTTTGGAAAGCAGCCACATATAATGATTGTTCCAGGAAAGCTCCACATAGTTGAGGCTGAATACTTGGTAGAGTTCGCTGACGCTCCCAAGGAGATTTTAGATGAAGTTTAG
- a CDS encoding SPL family radical SAM protein, translating to MEINIIKTKAKSIYTKSKIPGVDYVINQYAGCQFACKYCYAKFICRWKPYGEWGTWVETKVNAPELARRRVEGSVVMSSISDAYQPIERELKLTRKVLQYMDKRNELSILTKSPLVLRDIDLLKLFEKVEVGLTINSFEGKEKALIEPLTPSQKLRVDVLKELHEENMTTYAFISPIIPHLTDVEAIVRETKDFVDYYFFEVLNLRAAGGEFQRLLKEHFPESYETMVGEEKFWSFIKELKDSIKRFNIKTEGIEVHKQGWKVVRV from the coding sequence ATGGAGATTAACATTATCAAAACTAAAGCAAAGAGCATATACACCAAAAGCAAAATTCCCGGCGTTGATTACGTGATAAACCAATACGCTGGATGCCAGTTTGCGTGTAAATACTGCTATGCAAAGTTTATCTGCAGATGGAAGCCCTATGGCGAGTGGGGCACGTGGGTAGAGACCAAAGTCAATGCTCCCGAGCTCGCGAGGAGGCGTGTTGAAGGAAGCGTCGTGATGTCGAGCATAAGCGACGCATATCAGCCCATTGAAAGAGAACTAAAGTTAACGAGAAAAGTGCTCCAGTACATGGACAAGCGCAATGAACTGAGCATCCTCACAAAATCGCCGCTTGTCTTGAGAGACATCGACCTTTTAAAGCTCTTCGAGAAAGTGGAGGTAGGACTAACGATAAACAGCTTTGAGGGAAAAGAAAAGGCACTCATCGAGCCCCTAACTCCTTCGCAGAAGCTTAGAGTGGATGTTCTTAAGGAGCTCCATGAAGAAAACATGACGACCTACGCCTTTATAAGCCCCATAATTCCACATTTAACAGATGTTGAAGCGATTGTGAGGGAAACAAAGGATTTCGTGGACTACTACTTCTTTGAGGTGCTCAACCTAAGGGCTGCTGGAGGAGAGTTCCAGAGACTTTTGAAGGAGCACTTTCCCGAGAGCTATGAAACGATGGTGGGTGAAGAAAAGTTCTGGAGCTTTATAAAAGAACTGAAGGACAGCATAAAAAGGTTCAATATTAAAACGGAGGGGATAGAGGTTCACAAGCAAGGGTGGAAAGTTGTAAGAGTTTAG
- a CDS encoding AbiJ-NTD4 domain-containing protein → MKDKKSGGRTMPTLFSEREGIIEKELQVGYINKNLRTRLWNCLERYYWKYIKKESLTDWKTRKYRRDWGYFPYLAKRTQPSKEESNRLERPLREYRKIGKFIHELWDSYFRLPLNKLREDWTEDWKELYEMLENYFFGCEWYEVYDFLEFVVNNWPDQERNREFMECCNRVLEEENAGYRFINGMIVPIFEKTEISEIETAFENVKPWKGVYDDLFSALKHLSDREHPNYKDSVVASIRAVEGVAKLITHRHGTLGELMPKVQQVLELDEHFAKAIGQLWRYTNTVARHSDPEGEKMPEFEEAKFVLVTSCAIINYLITKANKKGVELKLE, encoded by the coding sequence TTGAAAGATAAAAAGAGTGGAGGTAGAACCATGCCTACACTATTCTCTGAGAGAGAAGGAATTATAGAGAAAGAGTTACAGGTAGGATACATTAATAAAAATCTACGAACCCGACTATGGAATTGTCTCGAAAGATACTATTGGAAGTACATTAAGAAGGAAAGTTTGACAGATTGGAAAACTAGAAAATACAGACGAGATTGGGGATATTTTCCATACCTTGCTAAAAGAACTCAACCAAGTAAAGAGGAGAGTAACCGATTAGAACGTCCTCTCAGGGAATATCGCAAAATTGGAAAATTTATCCATGAACTATGGGACAGCTACTTCCGACTTCCCTTAAACAAATTAAGAGAAGACTGGACAGAGGATTGGAAAGAATTATATGAAATGCTAGAGAATTATTTCTTTGGCTGTGAATGGTATGAAGTCTATGATTTTCTAGAATTCGTTGTTAACAATTGGCCTGACCAAGAAAGAAACAGAGAATTCATGGAGTGTTGTAACCGTGTATTAGAGGAAGAAAATGCAGGATACAGATTCATTAATGGCATGATTGTGCCTATCTTTGAGAAAACTGAAATTTCAGAAATTGAAACTGCTTTTGAAAATGTAAAACCTTGGAAGGGCGTCTATGATGACTTGTTTTCAGCTCTAAAGCACTTATCTGATAGAGAACATCCAAACTACAAAGACTCGGTTGTGGCGTCTATTAGGGCTGTTGAAGGAGTAGCGAAACTAATTACACATAGACATGGAACACTAGGAGAACTTATGCCCAAAGTACAGCAAGTCTTAGAACTTGATGAGCATTTTGCTAAGGCTATTGGACAATTGTGGAGATACACAAATACAGTTGCTAGGCACTCAGACCCAGAAGGAGAGAAAATGCCTGAATTTGAAGAAGCTAAGTTTGTTCTTGTAACTTCCTGTGCAATAATCAATTATCTCATCACCAAAGCAAACAAGAAAGGAGTAGAATTAAAGCTGGAATGA
- a CDS encoding tRNA (N(6)-L-threonylcarbamoyladenosine(37)-C(2))-methylthiotransferase, with protein MRIHIETYGCTRNKADAEIMEALLLNAGYEISDLDSADYVIVNTCAVKDPTEHHMSRRIKELLDGGKRVIVTGCLPHINPKVIDERVSAILGVKSIDRIGDAIRLAEEGEKLISIEQRSVDKLELPRIWKSSVAFVVPISEGCLNACTYCGTRFARGVLKSYAPEKVVKWVKEALARGYKEIQLSSEDTGCYGFDIGTNLAELLDEITAIEGEFRVRVGMMNPNHVIKFLDELVDVYKDEKIYKFLHLPVQSGDNEILRLMARTYTVEEFEEIVGAFRRKIPGLNLNTDIIVGFPGETEEAFQNTVALIERVRPDKINVSRFSPRPGTLAAKMKNQVVGWRAKERSRYLHRLRLSISYEINKKLVGRELEVLTHGQGQKGGIEGRTMNYKDIILPGAPVGEFVKVKVTKATATYLMGELVE; from the coding sequence ATGAGGATACATATCGAAACCTACGGATGCACGAGGAATAAGGCAGATGCGGAGATTATGGAAGCCCTCTTGCTTAACGCGGGCTATGAAATTAGTGATTTGGATAGTGCGGACTATGTAATCGTTAATACCTGCGCCGTCAAAGATCCTACGGAGCATCACATGAGCAGAAGGATTAAAGAGCTCTTAGATGGCGGAAAGAGAGTTATCGTTACAGGCTGTTTGCCCCACATTAACCCTAAAGTTATCGATGAGAGAGTTTCCGCAATTTTGGGGGTTAAGAGCATAGATAGAATAGGGGATGCAATTAGACTTGCGGAAGAGGGAGAAAAGCTGATTTCCATAGAACAGAGGAGCGTAGATAAGCTCGAGCTCCCCAGAATTTGGAAAAGCAGTGTTGCATTTGTAGTTCCTATCAGCGAAGGCTGCTTAAACGCGTGCACCTACTGTGGAACGCGCTTTGCGAGAGGTGTTTTGAAGAGCTATGCCCCGGAAAAGGTGGTTAAGTGGGTTAAGGAAGCTTTAGCTAGAGGCTATAAAGAAATCCAGCTAAGCTCAGAGGATACCGGATGCTACGGCTTTGATATAGGAACCAACTTAGCGGAGCTTTTAGATGAAATTACTGCCATTGAGGGCGAGTTTAGGGTCAGGGTAGGCATGATGAACCCAAACCATGTAATAAAGTTCCTCGATGAGCTAGTGGATGTATATAAAGACGAAAAAATCTACAAGTTCCTCCACCTCCCTGTGCAGAGCGGAGATAATGAAATTTTGAGGCTCATGGCGAGGACGTACACCGTTGAGGAGTTTGAAGAGATAGTTGGAGCATTTAGGAGGAAAATCCCGGGGCTTAACTTAAACACCGACATTATAGTCGGCTTCCCCGGTGAGACGGAGGAGGCTTTTCAAAATACCGTTGCTCTCATTGAGAGGGTTAGGCCAGACAAGATAAACGTCTCACGCTTCTCACCGAGGCCCGGAACTTTAGCGGCTAAGATGAAAAATCAGGTGGTTGGGTGGAGGGCTAAAGAGCGCTCTCGCTATTTGCACCGCCTGCGTTTGAGCATAAGCTATGAAATTAACAAAAAGCTCGTTGGACGAGAATTGGAAGTCCTAACGCACGGCCAAGGACAAAAAGGCGGAATTGAAGGAAGGACTATGAACTACAAAGACATAATCCTTCCAGGGGCACCAGTGGGCGAGTTCGTTAAAGTGAAGGTCACAAAGGCAACGGCGACCTATTTGATGGGCGAGCTCGTGGAATAA